ACAATCCATGAGGGGATTACCGGTGAAGCTTACAGGGCCGCCGCGGCGAGGTGGCTGGGCACCGCCCGGCACCCCCGCTTCAGCAGGCCTTACCCGGCCCTTGTCTATCAGCCCATGAGAGAGCTTCTGCAGTACCTTGTATCGCGGGGGTTCAAGGTCTATATCTGCTCGGCGGGGAGCACAGAGTTCATAAGAGCCCTTGCGCCGTCAGCCTATGGTATTCCCTTTGAGCGGATTATCGGCTCCGAGGTCGTCACCAGGTTCACCATGGATGATGGCCGGCCTCTCATCACCAGGACTTCACAGCACATGCCCTTTGTGGAAAGGGAGTACAAGCCCCTGTATATTCAGCAGCGCATTGGAAGGGTTCCTGTCATGGCCATCGGGAACTCAAACGGCGATGTGGAGATGTTCCAGTATGTCAAGGGAAGGAAAGGCCCTTCAATGGCATTACTGCTCCATCATGATGACGGGGATCGCGAATACTGCTATGACGGCGGAGCCGAAAAAGCCCTTGAGCTCGCCGGGAAAAGCGGCTGGACCACCGTGTCGATGAAGAAGGACTTCAGAAAGATATTCCCCTTCGAGAAGCCGTCAGAGAGAAAGTAAGGCTCTTACTTCTCCTGCTCGGTCCCCTCCCCCGTCTTCTCCACGGGCTTCTCTTTCCCGCCCTCTTTCAGCTCCCGGCGCTCCTTCATCTTCTCCTTGAATTTTTCGCCTTGCTCCTTGAACTTTTCGGCCTTCTCCTTGAGCTCGGTGAACTTCTCGAACTGCTCGGGCTTCAGTATCTCCTTCAGGCCGCCCATGTAGGCTTCACGGGATGCCTGGAGCTTGGCGCGCTCGTCTTTCAGAACGGTGACAATGGTGGATTTCTGGTTCTCGTCGATATTGAGCTCCTTGAGCAGCCCCTTGAGGGCCCCCTTCTCTGCGCCCCCCTTCGCTGAAGTCTTTTTGTCCCAGATGGCCTGCTGGTCGGGCGTAAGGCAGTTTCTTATCTTGGTGGACATGCCGCTCATTATCTCTTTTGTGTCCTGGAGGTGCTTCTCGCGGAGCTGGATAAGCTGCTCGAGCTGCATATCGTCGAGCTTCAGGGCCTTCATCATGTCGCCCATCCTGCCCTGCTTCATTTTCTCAATCTTGGTCTTCTCAGTGCCTTCTGTTCCCTCTTTCTCCCTGTCCTGGGAATATGCGCAGGGTGCGGCAAGGATCAGGGCACACAGAAGAGCAATAAGAAACGCAGAAATTTTTTTCATATCGGGTTACTCCTCTCGGTTTTATCTTATAAAAGAGAAATACCGCGGCGCCTGGCCGTGTTCCTTCCCGAATGCGCCTATTTCGCGCCAAGGTCGCTGTATTCAAAGCAGTAGTCCTTACGCTGGCATTTTTCGCAGTGGGCGCCCATCCAGACGCTGTCAAACTGCTCCATTATCCGCTTCACCAGGGGGAGATCGGTGGTGACGATCCCCGATTCAAAATTTCTCTTGTTGTCGCCCTTGCTCCCCATCCCCGCGCCGGTGAGGTTGGCGCTTCCCGAGTAGGCAAAGCGCCCGTCAACAACGACGGTCTTGAAGTGGACCCTCGGGCAGATAAGCTGCTCCACCCCTTCAATAAGGGAGGGGTACTTGTCGAAATCATACCGGAATGCGGGGCCAGGCTCCTTGGCATGGATGATTCTTATGGCCACGCCGTCTTTTACAAGGTCTGAAAGGATCTCCAGGAAGGGGACAAATTTTTTTCCTTTCTCCACGTAAAGGTCCTTCATGTCCGACGTGCCAATCCAGAGGAAGCTCCTGGCGGAAGGAACGGCATTCTGGATTACCTTCTCGTAGATCTCCCTGTCGGTGACAAACTCCATCTTCTCCATGGCATGTATAGTTCGAGAGTGGAAAAGCATTCATCCTGCCAGCCGGGAGAATGGCCCCCGGCCCTGCCGTTCCGGTCTGCGGGAGAACCGGGCAATTCTCTGCAAAGCCTTTGATAACAAACTATTATGGCAGTTCAACCTGTCATCTGGCGGCATCGGATCATAGTTTCCCCGGTATTTTTCTTCCCGGTGGTCACCCTGGATGGCCGCCCCGAAAGGTGTTCATGAAGTATTTCTCCGCGAAAAATTCGTTGAAGAATTCTTTCGCCTGGCGGCAGACCATATATGAAACCCATGGAAACCGGCCTGGCACCTCGCTGGTTCGCACGCAATGGCCTTCAGGGTCATTTTTGACCTTTTCGCCCCTTTCAGGTCCTTTGGAGGGCACCTGGTGATGGCATCATATCGTTGTCGTGATGAGGTTTCAGAGGGGTGGCCTGTTTGATATTTTCTCATTGATATGATAAAATTACTCTATGGATACATATGATACCCAAGCCGTTGATACCTTGTTCCTCCCCGATGAAGAAGAGCTTCTTCACCTCGGTGATTCTTTCTCTTCAGAGGACTACGAGGATATGCTCCTCCTCCCCGAGCCCTATGAGCTTCCCGAGGGAACCCTGTATAAACCGGAGCATATCGTGAAGATTACCAGGGAGGGCCTCATCCCCGAAGCGGAAAGGCTTGCGAATGACCTTACCTTTGGCCCCTCTCTCATCGACAGGGATGATAGGGCATCCCGCATAGATTTCACCCTCTGTGAGGCGATCCGCGGCCGCCTCGCCCTTGACCTCCACCTGGGCGGCCTTCTCGTGAATCTCAAGACGAAAGGAGTTGATCATCTCGGTTATCGCTCCATGGCCACCTTCGCCGTGGAGCATCTCTCGATGTCGGGACGCACCGCTTCGGAGCTGATGCGCAACTTCGAGTTTCTCAGGCATCTGCCGCTCACCCGGGAGGCATATCTCCAGGGGAGGATCGCCAGGAGCGCCCTCAGGCATCTTTTGAGAGTGATAACGCCTGAGAACGAGGCAGAGTGGCTTGGCATAGCGCAGAAGCTCTCGATAAGCGCCCTGGAGCGCGAAGTAAAAAAGGCGCTTGCCGGGGGGAAGGAGCCTGTCGCTCCGGAGTCGCACGAGTGCGGCGGGAAGATTTCCTGGAGCGGGGAAGAGCCCGAAGAGAGTCATCAGCCCGATGCGGAAGGGATGATGATGCGCTTCAAAGTTACGCCCACGCTTGCCCTCACCTGGGACTTCGCCCTTTCCTTCTTCCGCGACAAGGAGCACTATGGCGGGCCTCTCGCGGGCTTCGTCGAGGAGCTCCTCGCGAACTTCCTGGCATCACGGAAGCCGGCTCCGGCGCC
The sequence above is a segment of the Candidatus Eremiobacterota bacterium genome. Coding sequences within it:
- a CDS encoding HAD family hydrolase — encoded protein: MPAQRKSIPIAPVLLVLMTALVFARWGEARERTEPLPSWNGGAAKAAVISFVDSVTSGPGALPPEERIVVTDNDGTLIVEKPRYVQYSFVLDRVRELSWNSPPWRNSEPYRAIIDGNREIIDSLSGKDAVAIDDTIHEGITGEAYRAAAARWLGTARHPRFSRPYPALVYQPMRELLQYLVSRGFKVYICSAGSTEFIRALAPSAYGIPFERIIGSEVVTRFTMDDGRPLITRTSQHMPFVEREYKPLYIQQRIGRVPVMAIGNSNGDVEMFQYVKGRKGPSMALLLHHDDGDREYCYDGGAEKALELAGKSGWTTVSMKKDFRKIFPFEKPSERK
- a CDS encoding phospholipase D-like domain-containing protein, which encodes MEFVTDREIYEKVIQNAVPSARSFLWIGTSDMKDLYVEKGKKFVPFLEILSDLVKDGVAIRIIHAKEPGPAFRYDFDKYPSLIEGVEQLICPRVHFKTVVVDGRFAYSGSANLTGAGMGSKGDNKRNFESGIVTTDLPLVKRIMEQFDSVWMGAHCEKCQRKDYCFEYSDLGAK